The region GTGGAAACTATTGATATTGCTGTTGACATGAAAGAAGCTATGAGTGATGTATGTGAAGTTTCTGGCATGAGCAGATAACTAGAAGATTTGAATGATGAAACCAAAGTTGATAGTATAAAGTCACTCTACGGTATTTGTGAATTGTTTTACATTAAAGGCTACCTTGTCATTAGAAAAATTGATGCTAATCATGTGAAGAGGATTtactacatatatataaaaaagcaGTTCATAATATACTTCAATTTAACTTTCAAAGGTTTATTGTGTTGAATGCTATGCTCAGAATGTCAATGATGGTGGCCCAAAGTTAGCACTATGAATACATGACTTGCACGTAATGCAATGCATCATCTTATCTAGTGAAATTTCGTGCAAACTACTTTATagtttattatgtttacttcTGTAGCTTATGTActtttttgaagttttaatcACGTGGCTGGTGTCTCAGCCACCATGTTAAAGTAGTATAAGTATGTACCCTTTGTTTTGAAATCAAGCAGAACCAAGTTTGGTTTCTCAACTTTCTTATCTATTATCCATCCACTTTATTTGCCAGCCTTGTTCATCACTTTCCTTTCAACAGTAGTATCAAAGACAAAATCTCTACCTGTAACGACTGATGGCTGGAAATGCAGGTAGCTCTTCCTTCTCCACTATCGCTCCTTATTTTAATGGTGAAGGTTACAACTTATGGAGCTTAAAAATGGAAACCTTACTCCTCTCAAAGAAGTTTTGGGGAGTAGTTGACAAAGgctttgatgaagaagaagatgatgctcAGCGTCTAGAAGACAATGTCCAGAAGAATGCCAAAGCACTATTTCTAATCCAACAGGCATTGGAAGAAAGAATACTGATTAGTATTTTAGGAACAAGAGCAACAAATAAGGCATGGGATATTTTCAAAAAGGAGTATCAAGGATGTTCCAAAAGCTCAACTGCAAAGCTTCATTCCTATCGACAAGAGTACAAGAATCTTCTGATAAAGAATAGGGAATCAATGCAAGACTACATAAGTAGAGTATTAACTACTGCTTATCACATTCAAGCACTTGGTGAAGAACTTGATGAGAAGGCTATTGTTGGTAAGATCCTCCATAACCTCTCACCAAAGTTTTGTCACGTTGTTTCGTCTATTGTAGAAGCTAAAGACCTTTCAATACTCATGATCGACGAGCTCAGTGGATCTCTAAAAGGGCATGAAGGAAGACTTGATATGGAGTCTGACCAAGTTGAGGTGAAAGCCTTCCACATTAAAGGAGAAGCATTTTCAGCTAATCACACTATGAATGCAGGAAGAGACAGAGACTGTGGAGGCTTTAGAGGAAaaggaagaggacgaggctCTAAACTAAAGGAAGCCCAGTATGAGAAATAACATAACAAGGCTTATATCTAGTgttataattataagaagttTGGGCACTACAAATCATAGTGTTGGTATAAGGAGAATGCAGCAAATGTCATAGAAGAAGAATTCGAAGTGACACACTTAATCATGGCCGGGAGTGGAGTTGATGATCAACATGAGGATGTTTGGTTACCGAATAGTGGGTGCATCAATCATATAACAGGCATCAAGAGTTTTTTCCGAACTCTAGATGAGTCCAAACAACAAGTTGTTTATTTGGGTGATAATCAGGTGATGAAAGTTGAAGGTGTAGGAACTATAAGTTTCAAGACGAAAAAGAGGCTAAACTAAAGAACTAGATCAAGTTCAATATGTGCCCAAGCTTGCTCACAACCTTTTGAGTGTTGGGCAGCTTCTCAGTGGAGACTACACAGTTGTGTTTGATGACCAcgaatatattatcaaaaacaagGAAACAGTAGCGGAGCTTGCTCGTTTGAATATGTCTGAACACAAGCTATTTCCTCTCACTATCAACGAAGTTAGAGGTGTTCATGTAGCATTTAGCAAGATAGGTGAGTCTCATCTATTGCATGAAAGGTACGGGCATTTGAACATTAACAACTTGCAACAGTTATCAAGAGAAAATCTCGTGGATGGACTTCCAGAAATTATCGCAACAAATCCATGTGAGGGTTGCGCCTAGGGGAAGCAGACTAGGCATCCATTTCCTGAAGAGTGTACACGGAGATCAACCCATCCATTAGAGCTAATACATGGGGATCTATATGGATCGATGCAAACTAAGTCCCACAGAGGTAATTCCTATTTCATGTTTCTCACTGATGATTGCACTCGATATTCTTGGGTGTATTTCCTCCAGGCAAAGTCTCAAGCTTTGGAGTTTTTCAAAGTGTTTAAAGCTTTTGGTGAAAAGCAACTCGGCCTCCCTATGAAAGCTCTAAGAACTGACTGAGGAGGAGAATTCACCTCTAGAGAATTCTAATCCTTTTGTGAAGAGCATGGGATTAAATACCAGTTGATAACCCCTCACTCATCGCAGTAGAATGGCGTCATTGAAAGATGAAGCAAAATGGTGGCAGACATGAGTCGTTGTATGTTGAAGCAACAAGGGTTGCCAACTGATCTCTAGGGAAAAGCTGTAGCAGATGCTGTATATATTCTTAACTGATCTCTCACCAGAGTACTGAGTAAAGTCACACCTTATGAAGCCTTGATCGGAGTAAGACCAGCCGTTCAACATCTAAGAATGTTTGGGTGCTTGGCATTTGTATTGAATCCATCTCAACATAAAGGTAAATTTGAATATAAGTCAAAGA is a window of Dioscorea cayenensis subsp. rotundata cultivar TDr96_F1 chromosome 5, TDr96_F1_v2_PseudoChromosome.rev07_lg8_w22 25.fasta, whole genome shotgun sequence DNA encoding:
- the LOC120259937 gene encoding uncharacterized protein LOC120259937, encoding MAGNAGSSSFSTIAPYFNGEGYNLWSLKMETLLLSKKFWGVVDKGFDEEEDDAQRLEDNVQKNAKALFLIQQALEERILISILGTRATNKAWDIFKKEYQGCSKSSTAKLHSYRQEYKNLLIKNRESMQDYISRVLTTAYHIQALGEELDEKAIVGKILHNLSPKFCHVVSSIVEAKDLSILMIDELSGSLKGHEGRLDMESDQVEVKAFHIKGEAFSANHTMNAGRDRDCGGFRGKGRGRGSKLKEAQYEK